In Streptomyces nojiriensis, the sequence GATCCGGCCGCGGCAACCGCTGCCTCGCGGGCGGCCCTGGCCGCGCTGGATCCCGAGGAGTTCCCCGTGCTCGCGGGCGGACTGCCCGACGTACTGCCGGCCCTGACGGACCACGAGGTCTACTACGGAGCCCTGCGCCAGCTGATCGAAGCCGCCCGGCCCGACCGGCCCACCACCCGCACCTGATGGGGAGACAGCCCATGCACGCAGCACCGGCCCAGCAGCTCGACCACGCCGCCGTCCGCGCCGCCGCCGACCGGATCGCGGGCGGGATACGCCCCGTCACGGTGGCGCCCGCGGCCGAAGCGGGGGTCTGGTACGCACTGGAGTACCTCCAGCACACCGGCTCCTTCAAGGCCCGCGGCGCCCGCAACTTCCTCGCCGCCCACCACGAGGCCGGCGCCCTCCCGGCCGCCGGAGTCACCATCGCCTCCGGCGGCAACGCCGGGCTCGCCTGCGCCTGGGCGGCCCGCGCGCTGTCCGTGCCCGCGACCGTGTTCCTGCCCGCCAACGCCCCGCGGGTGAAGGTGGACCGGCTGCGCGGGTACGGGGCCGAGGTACGGCTCGTCGGCGACCGGTACGCCCAGGCGCTGGCCGCCTGCGAGGAGTTCGCCGCCGAGAGCGGGGCGCTGAGCAGCCACGCCTACGACCACCCGCTCATCGCGGCGGGCGCCGGCACCCTGCTGGAGGAGATCCGGGCCGCCCTGCCCGGCCTGGACACGGTGGTCGTCGCGGTCGGCGGCGGCGGACTGTTCGCCGGGGTCGCCACGGCCGCGCGCGAACACGGCGTACGGGTGGTGGCGGTCGAGCCGGAGAACTGCCGGGCCCTGAACGCGGCCCTGGCGGCGGGCCGGGTCGTGGACGTGGCCGTGGAATCCGTCGCCGCCGATTCCCTGGGGGCCACCCGCGTCTCGGCGGACGCGCTGGCCGCCGCGCAGCACGAGAACGTCACGTCGGTCCTCGTGCCCGACACGGAGATCACGGCCGCCCGGCGCGCGCTCTGGGAGGAGCACCGGATCGTGGTCGAGGCGGGCGCGGCCACCGCCGCGGCGGCGCTGCGCGCGGCGCCGCAGCCCCTGGGCGGCCGCGTCGCCGTCATCCTCTGCGGCGCCAACACGGACCCCCGGGACCTCGTGGAACAGGCTGAACAGCCGCTGACGTCCGCGGTGTGACGGGATCACGGGTATGACGACCACCGAGCTGATCCCCGTCGCCGGCGGCGGCCGCATCTGGGCCGAGAGGGCCGGGGACGGTCCCCCGCTCGTCCTGCACCACGGATCGGTCCACGACAGCCGTCTGTGGGACCGCGTCTTCGCCGCGCTGGCGCGGCACCGCACCGTGGTTCGCTACGACGCCCGGGGGCATGGACGATCGACGCCCGCGACCGCGCCGTTCCGCTACGAGGACGACCTGCTGGCGGTCCTGGACCGGTTCGGCTTCCGGTCCGCGGAGCTCGTGGGGTTGAGCATGGGAGGAGAGGTCGCGCTCGACTTCACCCTGGAACATCCCGAACGGGTCCGCTCGCTGACGCTGATCGCGGCGTCCGCCGGCGGGCACGAGTGGCCCCGGAGCCCCGAGACGGACGCGTACGCCGCGGCGCTTCGCGGATCGGACGCACGCCGCATCGCCGAGCTGGAACTGACGGTCTGGGCGAGCCTGGGCGACCGGGCCCCGGGTTTCGACGTCATCGAACCGATGGTGCGGGAGAACGCCGAAGCCAGGGCGACCGCCGGGAAGGGACACGCGCTCGACCCCGACGAGGACGCCGTCGGCCGTCTGGACCGGATCGAGGCGCCGACGACGATCGTCGTCGGCGATCACGACCACCCGGAGATCGGCGTCATCGCCGCGCGGCTCGCCGACGGCATCCCCGACGCGCGGCTGGAGGTGGTCGCCGACAGCGATCACTACCTTCCGCTACGGGCGCCGGGCCGACTCCTCGAACTCCTCCTCGGGCCTTCCGACGCCTCGTCCTCCGCCCGCTGAGGGGAGCGCCCGGCTGCGTTGTCGGAGACATCCGTGACGTCTTTCAGGCCGGCTGCATACTGGAATTCGCTGGTTCGTGCGCGAGCCCGTGCATCAGGCCCGAAGCGGGCAGCCACGGGTTTCCACGTCACCTCGTGCGTGTGGCGGCCACTGAGCGGTGCCCTGCCCGCCACCGCGTAGAGCCTGTCCGGCGGATCCCGCCGGACAGGCCCTTGGCCCCGGGGATGGGGTCAGCGCTTGAGCGTGAAGGTGAAGTCCCCGGAGAGCTTGCCGCTCAGCCGGACCGCAGAGACGAGCTTCCCGTCCGTGATCAGTCTCCCGACCTCGGCCCGTGAAAGACCGCACCCCTCAGAGATCAATCGCACCGGCCGGACCGGGATCCGCGCCGCGAAGCGGACCGAGACGTCGATCACCTCACGGTCCAGGTGATCCGATCCGCCGGTGTCGAGGCGCCAGGCGCCGTCCCAGTCGAGGGCGATGTGATTGCGGCGCCGCACGACCGGATCCTGGAGCAGTTCGGCTGCCAGGCCCGGGTCGTTGTCGTGCAGTCGGTCCAGCAGCTCGGGTCGTACGGAGCGCACGTGCACCCGCTCCAGGACCGTGAGTTTCGCCGTGTCCCCGCAAGCGGTGCAGAGCACGAGGAGCCAGGCGTCGAGGAGTTTGTGGTTGGCGTTGACGCGAAATTTGCCGTTCGCCCGGAAGCGCCCGGACGCGCACGTGTGGCATCGGCGGAGAACAAGTGGCAG encodes:
- a CDS encoding serine/threonine dehydratase, coding for MHAAPAQQLDHAAVRAAADRIAGGIRPVTVAPAAEAGVWYALEYLQHTGSFKARGARNFLAAHHEAGALPAAGVTIASGGNAGLACAWAARALSVPATVFLPANAPRVKVDRLRGYGAEVRLVGDRYAQALAACEEFAAESGALSSHAYDHPLIAAGAGTLLEEIRAALPGLDTVVVAVGGGGLFAGVATAAREHGVRVVAVEPENCRALNAALAAGRVVDVAVESVAADSLGATRVSADALAAAQHENVTSVLVPDTEITAARRALWEEHRIVVEAGAATAAAALRAAPQPLGGRVAVILCGANTDPRDLVEQAEQPLTSAV
- a CDS encoding alpha/beta fold hydrolase, with the translated sequence MTTTELIPVAGGGRIWAERAGDGPPLVLHHGSVHDSRLWDRVFAALARHRTVVRYDARGHGRSTPATAPFRYEDDLLAVLDRFGFRSAELVGLSMGGEVALDFTLEHPERVRSLTLIAASAGGHEWPRSPETDAYAAALRGSDARRIAELELTVWASLGDRAPGFDVIEPMVRENAEARATAGKGHALDPDEDAVGRLDRIEAPTTIVVGDHDHPEIGVIAARLADGIPDARLEVVADSDHYLPLRAPGRLLELLLGPSDASSSAR
- a CDS encoding DUF1062 domain-containing protein, producing MLNTWVVAPTCLPLVLRRCHTCASGRFRANGKFRVNANHKLLDAWLLVLCTACGDTAKLTVLERVHVRSVRPELLDRLHDNDPGLAAELLQDPVVRRRNHIALDWDGAWRLDTGGSDHLDREVIDVSVRFAARIPVRPVRLISEGCGLSRAEVGRLITDGKLVSAVRLSGKLSGDFTFTLKR